In a genomic window of Poecilia reticulata strain Guanapo linkage group LG22, Guppy_female_1.0+MT, whole genome shotgun sequence:
- the srrm1 gene encoding serine/arginine repetitive matrix protein 1 isoform X6 encodes MMQINLTGFLNGKNAREFMRDLWPLLLSAQENIAGIPSAFLEQKKEEIRQRQIEQEKLASLKKVDQDKKDKDTRERTRSKSPRRWKMRSPGKRERKRSPSRSPVRKPSPVVGDSPPPPLMQSNTKMSQQQPEEPDTSGTGLPETVIQEASSTGLIDTVVESVKADSVTEVKEPTPEKSLKKEERPRSREREKETRRERPHHRSRSRSHSRSRRRRSRSRSYSPRRRQSPRRRMSPRRRSPPRRGPTGSRHRHRRSPVRRRRSRSASSSGSSSSGSRSPKKPVKRISTTPPRKQLHRPDASVSPVGKDKRSPSPRARRGRGSASPPRSSGVKRKPGGRGDSPSDFVKARTSEGSESEEDKNEKGATADSVQQRRQYRRQNQQSSSDSGSSSSEDEGPKRSAAGPGARNGEVRRKRSRTPSPRRRHRDPSPRRRRSPSPGRRRRSPSPPRRRRSPSPPRRRSPSPPPRRRSLSPRRYSPPIQRRYSPSPLPPQKRKLSSSPTKRFSPGPKRRSSRSPKRRSSPAQRRRSPPSSSSPPRHRRSPLSARPNRDTRSPVMSARRLSPSPANRGRPVRRSTSPQRRFDSSSTSPSAQRRQQSPPHSSKLIRRVSRTPELRNKRISPSPKPIRRASSRSRSLSPQPAAQKRPAPALALAPASASPSPSRSASGSPPPPPLAKKATSGSGSQSPSKNSDVDGGGKKKKKKKEKKHKKDKKHKKHKKHKKEKSSAAATGDVQESRPAEEDGDGDSRKESESEVDDALDDLEKHLREKALRSMRKAQMSPSEMS; translated from the exons TTGCTTCCTTGAAAAAGGTTGACCAGGATAAGAAGGACAAGGACACAAGAGAACGGACTCGATCAAAGAGCCCAAGAAG GTGGAAGATGAGGTCACCAGGGAAGCGTGAAAGGAAGCGTAGTCCATCGCGATCTCCAGTGCGCAAACCCAGCCCAGTTGTTGGAGACTCCCCCCCTCCACCTCTGATGCAGTCCAACACTAAAATGTCTCAGCAGCAGCCTGAGGAGCCAGACACGTCAGGAACAGGCCTGCCAGAAACCGTTATCCAAGAAGCTTCGTCTACTGGATTAAT tgacACAGTTGTAGAGTCAGTTAAAGCAGACTCTGTGACCGAAGTCAAAGAACCGACCCCAGAGAAATCCctcaaaaaagaggaaagaccGAGGTCTCgtgaaagagaaaaggaaacgAGGAGGGAAAGACCCCACCACCGTTCTCGCTCACGCTCTCACTCTCGTTCTCGCAGGCGACGCTCCCGGTCTAG ATCCTACTCCCCTCGTAGAAGACAAAGTCCCAGAAGGAGAATGTCTCCCCGTCGGAGGAGTCCCCCTAGACGTGGCCCCACCGGCTCCAGGCACAGACACCGGCGGTCTCCTGTTCGCAG GAGGCGTTCCCGTTCTGCTTCATCTTCTGGTAGCAGCTCCTCAGGGTCACGTTCACCTAAGAAACCTGTGAAGAGAATATCTACCACGCCACCCCGGAAACAGCTCCATCGTCCTGATGCTTCTGTAAGCCCAGTCGGGAAGGACAAACGCTCGCCGTCTCCCCGAGCTAGGAGAGGCCGGGGCTCCGCTTCCCCGCCAAGATCATCAG GAGTAAAGCGGAAACCTGGCGGAAGGGGAGATTCTCCATCTGATTTTGTAAAGGCCAGAACCTCTGAGGGGTCTGAGTCAG AGgaggataaaaatgaaaaaggggCAACAGCAGATTCGGTGCAGCAGCGACGTCAGTATCGCAGGCAGAATCAACAGTCCTCTTCAG attcaGGATCTTCCTCCTCAGAAGATGAAGGACCTAAGAGGTCAGCAGCAGGGCCAGGCGCCAGAAACGGTGAAGTAAGGAGGAAACGCAGCCGTACGCCTTCACCTCGTAGGCGACATAGAGATCCCTCCCCAAG GAGGAGACGTTCTCCATCTCCTGGACGCAGACGTCGCTCTCCTTCTCCCCCTCGACGTCGTAGATCTCCCTCCCCTCCCAGACGCAG GTCTCCTTCCCCTCCTCCCCGCCGTCGCTCTCTGTCCCCCAGACGATATTCTCCCCCTATCCAGCGCCGCTACAGCCCCTCACCTTTGCCTCCACAGAAGAGGAAGCTGTCCAGTTCTCCCACGAAGCGCTTTTCTCCAGGCCCTAAGCGACGCTCCTCCAGATCACCTAAACGTAGAAGCTCTCCCGCTCAGCGGAGACGCTCGCCTCCTTCCTCCTCGTCTCCCCCGAGACATAGAAGGAGCCCGCTGTCTGCCAGGCCGAACAGGGACACTCGATCCCCTGTCATGTCTGCTAGACGCCTCTCCCCCTCCCCCGCTAACCGAGGTCGCCCTGTTCGGCGGTCCACTAGTCCCCAGAGACGCTTCGATTCGTCCAGCACGTCCCCCTCTGCCCAGCGAAGACAGCAGTCCCCTCCACACAGCAGTAAGCTCATCCGTAGGGTGTCTCGCACCCCAGAGCTGCGTAACAAAAG aatctCTCCCAGTCCAAAGCCTATAAGAAGAGCTTCGTCCAGATCCCGATCGCTTTCCCCTCAACCGGCAGCTCAGAAACGTCCGGCCCCAGCCCTGGCTTTGGCCCCGGCCTCAGCTTCTCCGTCACCTTCCCGCTCCGCCAGCGggtctccacctcctcctcccctgGCCAAAAAGGCTACCAGTGGTTCTGGCAGTCAGTCTCCCAGCAAG aattcaGATGTTGATGGgggtggaaagaaaaagaagaagaagaaggaaaagaaacacaagaaagatAAGAAGCACAAAAAGCACAAGAAGCATAAGAAGGAGAAAAGCAGTGCTGCTGCGACCGGCGACGTCCAAGAGAGTCGACCTGCAGAGGAAGACGGCGACGGCGATTCGAGGAAG GAATCGGAGAGTGAAGTCGATGACGCCTTAGACGATCTGGAAAAGCACCTCCGAGAAAAGGCACTGCGCTCTATGAGGAAGGCCCAGATGTCTCCTTCAGAGATGTCCTGA